The proteins below are encoded in one region of Apostichopus japonicus isolate 1M-3 chromosome 22, ASM3797524v1, whole genome shotgun sequence:
- the LOC139963374 gene encoding uncharacterized protein, whose product MTSYKIKQTSAGHSCLLVLFVLTMTSPTSVSSGSQLPRLYLIAKSLFFQIKEATCQLRSNITRTRNVHEVILRSEIKPISGIEEIVEGVGFFNQEQIDEIPRLLLKHLEYLNVYQELLRLFRQDEEDGITDDAIYTHERQVERIRSKISLLKTKFHLMIQILGHTFDPASVPQVTFDTCDEDITICVSKRGVYILQEFEYYIRLARENLADLLAN is encoded by the exons ATGACCTCTTACAAAATCA AGCAGACGTCTGCAGGACATTCCTGTttacttgttttgtttgttctcaCGATGACGTCACCAACTTCCGTTTCGTCTGGCTCACAACTTCCACGTTTGTATCTGATTGCCAAGAGTTTATTCTTCCAGATAAAAGAGGCGACATGCCAGCTACGTTCGAACATA ACTCGAACTCGGAATGTACATGAAGTAATTCTCAGGTCTGAGATTAAACCTATTTCCGGTATAGAAGAAATCGTTGAAGGTGTCGGCTTTTTCAATCAAGAGCAG ATAGATGAAATTCCAAGACTGTTACTTAAACATTTGGAGTATCTTAACGTCTACCAGGAGTTGCTGAGACTTTTTCGCCAAGACGAGGAGGATGGCATTACCGACGACGCCATTTATACCCACGAACGTCAAGTAGAGCGAATCAGATCGAAAATTTCGCTTCTAAAGACTAAATTTCATTTGATG ATACAAATATTGGGACATACGTTTGATCCTGCCTCCGTACcgcaagtgacctttgacacgtGTGACGAGGACATTACGATTTGCGTTTCGAAGCGTGGAGTATACATTCTGCAGGAATTTGAGTATTACATCAGGCTAGCGAGAGAAAATTTAGCAGATTTATTGGCGAACTAG